A genomic window from Cryobacterium sp. SO2 includes:
- a CDS encoding TetR/AcrR family transcriptional regulator, with product MPEAGPEPELSSTQAAILTAYSELIEEVGTDDISFRLIALRAGIGERTVFRYYPTRVDLLLATSAWIERTIFTRQESESIFDVPIAIREAMEAYELRPELAHVVAETAMRGVNGSEPAPRRDRFDSMLRQEVPSLSDHERRLLVAALCHLDSSATWVTMRRELGMDGRDIADAAMWAAEAQLDLIRARTAG from the coding sequence GTGCCCGAAGCCGGCCCGGAGCCCGAGCTCTCGTCGACCCAGGCGGCGATCCTCACGGCCTACTCCGAACTGATCGAAGAGGTCGGCACCGACGACATCTCGTTCCGCCTCATCGCGCTGCGGGCCGGCATCGGCGAGCGAACCGTCTTCCGGTACTACCCCACCCGCGTCGACCTGCTCCTGGCGACCTCGGCCTGGATCGAGCGGACCATCTTCACCAGGCAGGAATCGGAGTCGATCTTCGATGTGCCGATCGCCATCCGTGAGGCGATGGAAGCCTACGAGCTGCGCCCGGAACTCGCTCACGTCGTCGCGGAGACGGCGATGCGCGGCGTGAACGGGTCGGAGCCGGCGCCGCGCCGCGACCGGTTCGACTCGATGCTGCGGCAAGAGGTGCCCTCCCTGTCCGATCACGAGCGCCGTCTCCTCGTGGCCGCGCTCTGCCACCTGGACTCCTCGGCCACCTGGGTCACCATGCGCCGAGAGCTCGGCATGGACGGCCGGGACATCGCCGACGCCGCCATGTGGGCCGCGGAAGCGCAGCTCGACCTGATCCGCGCCCGCACCGCCGGCTAA
- a CDS encoding DUF4177 domain-containing protein, whose translation MKGEAQMASNGMYVVIQVVLKEKFLGTGSGNLTELENSINAQAALGYRLHTITTAASGSKGFGGGDRIQATLVFERIV comes from the coding sequence ATGAAAGGCGAAGCTCAGATGGCGTCAAATGGCATGTATGTAGTGATCCAGGTTGTGCTCAAAGAGAAGTTCCTGGGCACCGGCTCCGGAAATCTCACGGAGTTGGAAAACTCCATCAACGCGCAGGCGGCGCTCGGCTATCGACTGCACACAATTACGACCGCGGCGTCGGGCAGCAAAGGCTTCGGAGGCGGCGATCGGATCCAAGCAACGCTGGTGTTTGAGCGAATCGTCTAA
- a CDS encoding TetR/AcrR family transcriptional regulator, whose product MEKPVDTETLILESAVALLREHTFEDISYLDLAEATGVSERTIYRRFPTRSHLLEALATWIEAEQFPLPEFRTPEEFREAVRDRFRAYETSPGCAFVSARGAALSPTTQAPSVPITSAILAMLDEAAPTLNRRDAQRIAASARYFASPIFWARMRTGFDMSAAETFEAFDRAILQVLATAPKSSWAA is encoded by the coding sequence ATGGAGAAGCCGGTCGATACCGAGACTTTGATCCTCGAGAGCGCGGTCGCACTCCTGCGTGAGCACACGTTCGAGGACATTTCCTACCTCGATCTCGCCGAAGCCACCGGGGTGTCCGAGCGCACCATCTACCGCCGTTTCCCCACGCGCTCGCACCTCCTGGAGGCCCTGGCAACCTGGATCGAGGCCGAGCAGTTCCCGCTCCCCGAGTTCCGCACGCCAGAGGAATTCCGCGAGGCGGTGCGCGACCGGTTCCGGGCCTACGAGACCTCGCCCGGCTGTGCGTTCGTGTCGGCACGTGGCGCTGCCCTCTCCCCCACCACCCAAGCGCCATCGGTCCCGATCACCAGCGCCATCCTCGCGATGCTCGACGAAGCGGCGCCCACGCTCAACCGCCGCGACGCGCAGCGCATCGCCGCATCCGCACGGTACTTCGCCTCCCCCATCTTCTGGGCCCGGATGCGCACCGGATTCGATATGAGTGCCGCTGAGACGTTCGAGGCGTTCGACCGCGCCATCCTGCAGGTTCTCGCGACCGCTCCGAAATCGAGTTGGGCCGCTTAG
- a CDS encoding LuxR C-terminal-related transcriptional regulator: MADRLYLSAHTVHRHVANARTKLGVPSSAAAAAWVLTHPH, from the coding sequence ATCGCCGACCGGCTCTACCTCAGCGCCCACACTGTGCACCGGCACGTCGCCAACGCGCGCACCAAGCTCGGCGTCCCCTCGAGCGCCGCCGCGGCGGCCTGGGTGCTGACCCACCCGCACTGA
- a CDS encoding response regulator, with product MTETISVLVVDDDFRVAGLHRDIVDACPGYTALEPVRGVRAARAAVRDLRPDLVICDVYLPDGDGIAFVAEIDVDAFVISAASDGATVRRALRAGALDYLIKPFEPARLSERLEAYRRFRTLAGEDRPLDQEAIDKAQRVLHGREGGATSVSRSTTEKLLIELLQDGETSASLIADRAGLSRATAQRHLAALATRGDVDVTLRYGSTGRPEHRYSVRR from the coding sequence ATGACCGAAACCATTTCCGTGCTCGTCGTCGACGACGACTTTCGCGTTGCCGGCCTGCATCGCGACATCGTGGATGCGTGCCCCGGCTACACCGCCCTCGAGCCGGTTCGAGGAGTGCGCGCCGCGCGCGCGGCCGTGCGTGACCTGCGGCCCGACCTTGTCATCTGCGACGTCTATCTGCCCGACGGTGACGGGATCGCCTTCGTCGCCGAGATCGACGTGGACGCGTTCGTGATCAGCGCGGCATCGGATGGCGCCACCGTGCGCCGTGCCCTGCGCGCCGGGGCCCTGGACTACCTCATCAAACCGTTCGAACCCGCGCGATTGAGCGAGCGGCTGGAAGCCTATCGCCGGTTCCGCACCCTGGCCGGCGAAGACCGGCCGCTCGACCAGGAGGCCATCGACAAGGCGCAGCGGGTGCTGCACGGTCGGGAGGGGGGAGCCACATCCGTGTCACGTTCCACCACCGAGAAGCTGCTGATCGAGCTGCTCCAGGACGGCGAAACGTCTGCGAGTCTGATCGCCGACCGTGCCGGTCTGTCGCGCGCGACCGCGCAGCGGCACCTCGCAGCCCTGGCCACCCGCGGTGACGTGGACGTGACCCTGCGCTACGGGTCGACGGGTCGCCCTGAGCACCGCTACAGCGTGCGGCGCTGA